From a region of the Besnoitia besnoiti strain Bb-Ger1 chromosome I, whole genome shotgun sequence genome:
- a CDS encoding LsmAD domain-containing protein (encoded by transcript BESB_009880) — protein MGKPEPQPPAAGAGAGGLRSERGGRKSPSVAEINEMRMNYCMAVLTGREVRVKLENGGQVQGLFHAYEKKERKDGPEGDLVLSCARELPTANRLSGEVKRQLHLPDRSFLSLHAYDVPLAPAAPATGPAGASGSSSVFSTPAAFASGAGGFQTDTQISSHGGGKRFMERGLGHGPSGGGRGGAGYPRELQKWVADGAGSSRGDDALGALEPSGGLGGRRLSGSAGTEWDQFAVNEQRFGVRSSYKEELYTTKLDLDAIPLQVQQQADRLATEMEKQQQGARDAAVDDVRGGEDEEALFSAVTGTGGYAQHRRSPGGSGGGVLRASPPPPDSAGGGGGRGSTRSSVASNSPHAAGGPSGLGNKSGAASGSGAGAAPAGERGGDRRASSFASLPAQNSTGQRGDTSRASGSAGSPGGKGASGGGISGHVAKVAGGALRELRENLEIAAKENQRKELARGHAPAAGGLPGPRGAGVTSTPPAHKELHETHKKMRSILASGSPGRAPALHELGGINALNLEPALPKLDDQTQEEWLNFKNKKTQQAQPGGGETKRRDRAQDKNEFLNASKVFTQLLEKNKSPGSARGSGNSTSGGPSHDTSPAGAASSAQNSSQSSSTFGTKKGFQFNPHANAFTPSTPSHTNPAALRGPHGAAGAAALHANAYGAHRPHPGVPGAPGMMTGLPPQLGPGGMVGVPGAAGGPPAGRVMGPSPASAIPVVGLPGAGGVRAGDPPHMHTSLPHANAAGARHHPHHAATVDGTGTSAVHGKGHLGAGSAGGPNGLGGPQIAGAGVPGVPGATGGAVAPHGGNTGGANAGATGAGARGHPQGATGGNPNHGAPQHLNPAGGMALTQTPPGGCAPPPAHPFAGQPGGPPPHAAGCWPGGMGAGASNEGLVAGVVVAGGTGTAGGLPPPQHPQAPGGVAGPHPNHAAGGTPGGAAATGLMGPAGGAGDPQNPGAAGMAAGALQGGGMMATAGPGGASVIPDGLAAGAMPFGMGGFAINSHMAQMNMMGGNLIGQPPPPPSQQGHQRQHPHHQQGLIGSANMRMGPGGTVAPHPHGGGHPNGNGAPHFAPFQRLSASKGGKGGRGSSGMQRNRDVGEFVNSLINKARHEKLSQVSSEWIGLGTDSYRMILGQIPPTSFPPAAALPAAALSAPIAPFPILHPQLSAPLPASPLFSLHPRLLFPAGPQAFLPAAGAPPHPGAMSYPLMYPPLPLAQHLSPLVSNPAAAAAVAAAAAAAAAHQQGHASHPGGGAGAQAPLAPGAPGQAAGALPNAPNQTGGVVGAAGALGPPALPAGNGAAAGAPGAGFQQSQLLVQQQVPSGGGVQPHQRGVGAVAGVPCTLQAPQGQPQSGQQPQQTIVGLAAGAAMGQPLAAQTGPANFAAMAAALGHPHFPGAAAGGGVMGAAHAVPYVPQPLAGLAAAGRPLAYAPMMAAGAQQPGLLHGFGAPQQAIMPVPPLLATPAATAGVAHPSQGTRGASGAQTGPAEASAAPQTPGGSSGGGDTAPAAGVGTQGAASGGSQGAGGDAGPGGAGSSGENGSTATGASGGGGPGSETGGGSGNSSGGGNAAD, from the exons ATGGGGAAGccggagccgcagccgcccgccgcgggcgcgggcgcagggggGCTGCGATCTGAGCGGGGCGGGAGAAAGTCGCCCTCCGTGGCTGAGATCAATGAAATGCGGATGAACTACTGCATGGCAGTCCTCACG GGTCGTGAAGTCCGCGTGAAGTTGGAAAATGGCGGTCAAGTTCAGGGCCTGTTCCACGCGTatgagaagaaagaaagaaaagacggCCCAGAGGGCGACTTGGTTCTGTCGTGCGCCAGAGAACTCCCGACGGCG AACCGTTTGAGCGGAGAAGTGAAGCGCCAGCTGCATCTTCCAGACCgctcctttctctcgctgcacgCCTATGACGTCCCGCTCGCacccgctgcgccggcgaccggtccggcgggcgcctcgggcTCCAGTTCTGTCTTCTCGACCCCCgctgctttcgcctccggcgcgggaggcttccagacagacacgcagatCAGCTCGCACGGGGGAGGAAAGCGATTCATGGAAAGAGGACTCGGTCACGGCCCCTCTGGCGgtggtcgcggcggcgcaggctaTCCCCGAGAGCTGCAGAAGTGGGTTGCTGATG GAGCGGGATCTTcacgaggcgacgacgccctcGGCGCTCTGGAGCCTTCGGGCGGCTtgggagggcggcgactgagcggctccgcgggcACGGAGTGGGATCAGTTCGCTGTGAATGAGCAGCGCTTCGGAGTCCGCAGTTCCTACAAGGAGGAGCTCTACACGACGAAGCTCGATCTGGACGCCATTCCCCTCCAAGTCCAGCAACAAGCCGACAGACTGGCGACTGAAATGGAGAAGCAGCAACAGGgggcccgcgacgccgccgtcgacgacGTCAGAGGA ggtgaagacgaagaggccctGTTCAGCGCGGTCACAGGCACGGGCGGCTACGCGCAGCACCGGCGCTCGCCGGGAGGCTCTGGAGGCGGGGTCTTgcgagcgtcgccgccgccgcccgacaGCGCGGGtggcgggggcgggcgcggctccaCACGCAGTTCTGTGGCTTCCAACAGTCCCCACGCTGCTGGCGGACCCTCGGGGCTGGGAAACAAGTCGGGTGCGGCGAGCGGGTCtggcgcgggggcggcgccagctggcgagcgcggcggagaccgacgcgcgtcttctttcgcGTCGTTGCCGGCGCAAAACTCCACGggccagcgaggagacaccagTCGGGCCTCGGGGAGCGCGGGTTCACCGGGCGGCAAAGGCGCGTCGGGCGGAGGCATCAGCGGCCACGTCGCCAaagtcgcgggcggcgccttgAGGGAGTTGAGAGAAAACCTCGAGATCGCCGCCAAGGAAAACCAGAGGAAGGAACTCGCCAGAGGccacgcgcctgctgccgggGGGCTTCCGGGGCCCAGAGGAGCCG GGGTCACCTCGACTCCTCCTGCACATAAAGAGCTCCACGAGACCCACAAGAAGATGCGCAGCATCCTGGCGTCAGGCTCACCCGGCCG GGCTCCCGCGCTGCATGAACTCGGAGGCATCAATGCGTTGAACTTGGAGCCGGCGCTGCCGAAGCTGGACGACCAGACGCAGGAGGAATGGCTCAACTTCAAAAacaagaagacgcagcaAGCGCAGCCAGGAGGCGGGGAAACAAAGCGCCGAGATCGAGCGCAAGATAAGAACGAATTTTTAAATGCGTCGAAAGTTTTCACGCAGCTGCTAGAGAAAAACAAGTCGCCGGGCTCTGCGAGGGGAAGTGGAAACAGCACAAGCGGCGGGCCCTCCCACGATAcctcgcccgcgggggcAGCCTCGTCCGCTCAAA ATTCGTCGCAGTCTTCATCGACTTTCGGCACTAAGAAGGGATTCCAGTTCAACCCTCACGCGAACGCCTTCACCCCGTCAACGCCCTCCCACACAAACCCGGCGGCCCTCCGGGGCCCGCATggtgcggcgggggcggctgcGTTGCATGCGAACGCGTATGGCGCCCATCGGCCCCACCCTGGAGTCCCAGGAGCGCCGGGGATGATGACTGGGttgcctccgcagctcggTCCAGGGGGCATGGTGGGAGTGCCTGGAGCCGCTGGCGGGCCGCCCGCTGGGCGAGTTATGGgcccgtcgcctgcgtccgcgaTCCCAGTTGTGGGATTGCCAGGAGCAGGGGGTGTCCGCGCCGGAGACCCCCCCCACATGCACACGTCTCTTCCGCATGCGAACGCCGCTGGGGCGCGTCACCATCCTCACCATGCTGCCACCGTGGATGGGACTGGTACCTCTGCGGTGCACGGCAAGGGTCACCTTGGCGCGGGGAGCGCAGGAGGCCCGAATGGGCTCGGTGGCCCACAGATTGCAGGGGCAGGCGTCCCCGGGGTACCGGGGGCCACCGGTGGGGCTGTTGCCCCACACGGCGGCAACACTGGAGGAGCCAACGCTGGCGCCACCGGAgctggcgctcgcggtcATCCTCAGGGGGCGACTGGCGGGAACCCGAATCACGGGGCTCCTCAACACCTGAACCCGGCTGGCGGCATGGCACTCACCCAGACGCCTCCAGGAGGTtgtgcgccgcctcctgcgcatCCGTTCGCCGGTCAGCCAGGAGGCCCACCCCCACACGCTGCAGGTTGTTGGCCCGGCGGCATGGGTGCGGGAGCATCTAACGAGGGCCTGGTCGCCGGCGTGGTCGTCGCAGGAGGGACAGGCACCGCAGGAGGACTCCCTCCTCCCCAGCATCCGCAGGCCCCCGGCGGAGTGGCCGGGCCTCACCCCAACcacgcagccggcggcacgcctggaggcgccgcagcgacgggTCTCATGGGCCCGGCAGGGGGTGCTGGAGACCCGCAGAACCCAGGTGCCGCGGGGATGGCAGCAGGTGCTCTGCAAGGAGGCGGCATGATGGCCACTGCGGGCCCCGGAGGGGCGTCCGTGATCCCTGACGGACTTGCGGCCGGAGCGATGCCATTTGGAATGGGTGGATTCGCAATCAATAGCCACATGGCG CAAATGAACATGATGGGCGGAAATTTGATCGgccagcctccgcctccgccgagccAACAGGGCCACCAGAGGCAACACCCTCATCACCAGCAAGGCCTCATCGGGAGCGCCAACATGCGAATGGGCCCCGGGGGAACGGTCGCTCCGCATCCCCACGGCGGAGGGCATCCTAACGGCAACGGGGCGCCGCACTTCGCGCCCTTCcagcgtctctctgcctct AAGGGTGGTAAGGGAGGCCGAGGGTCGTCGGGCATGCAACGCAACCGCGATGTTGGGGAGTTCGTGAACTCCCTCATAAACAAGGCGCGCCATGAGAAGCTGTCTCAAGTCTCGTCGGAATGGATTGGCCTCG GCACTGATTCATATAGAATGATTCTTGGACAGATTCCTCCGACGTCCTTCCCCCcagccgcggctctgcctgccgcagctcTCAGTGCGCCCATTGCGCCTTTCCCGA TTCTTCACCCGCAGCTTTCGGCGCCGTTGCCAGCTAGCCCGCTGTTCAGCCTCCACCCGCGGCTGCTGTTTCCGGCTGGTCCCCAAGCCTTTTtgccggcggccggcgcgccgccgcacccgGGAGCGATGTCCTACCCTCTGATGTatccgcctctccctctcgctcaGCATCTGTCCCCGCTTGTCTCTAAtccggctgccgccgccgctgtcgcggcagccgcggcggctgcagctgcgcaccAGCAGGGTCATGCGTCTCACCCagggggcggcgctggggcgcaggcgcccttGGCCCCGGGAGCGCCTGGGCAAGCTGCAGGGGCGTTGCCGAACGCCCCGAACCAAACTGGCGGCGTGGTGGGGGCTGCGGGGGCGCTTGGCCCGCCGGCGTTGCCTGCGGGCAAcggggccgccgcgggagccCCGGGCGCAGGGTTTCAGCAGTCCCAGCTACTtgtgcagcagcaggtcCCTTCGGGAGGGGGAGTGCAGCCTCACCAGAGAGGCGTGGGCGCCGTCGCAGGAGTCCCGTGCACGCTCCAGGCGCCCCAGGGGCAGCCGCAGTCCGGGCAACAGCCCCAGCAGACGATAGTGGGCCTCGCCGCTGGTGCCGCCATGGGCCAGCCGCTGGCCGCGCAGACAGGGCCCGCTAACTTCGCGGCCAtggccgccgcgctgggcCACCCGCACTTCccaggagctgcagccggcggcggcgtcatgggcgccgcgcatgcTGTTCCG TACGTTCCGCAGCCGCTTGCGGgtctcgcggctgccggtCGTCCTCTAGCGTACGCGCCGATGatggctgccggcgcgcagcagccgggACTTCTTCATGGATTcggggcgccgcagcaggcaaTTATGCCCgttccgccgctgctggcgaccccggcggcgacagcgggcgTTGCTCACCCCTCGCAGGGCACGCGGGGGGCCTCCGGAGCGCAAACAGGCCCTGCAGAGGCATCGGCTGCTCCACAGACTCCAGGTGGGTCGAGTGGAGGCGGCGATACCGCCcccgctgcaggcgtggGGACCCAGGGGGCTGCATCCGGGGGGTCTCAGGGCGCCGGGGGGGACGCAGGACCCGGGGGCGCGGGAAGTAGTGGAGAGAACGGCAGCACAGCCACCGGAgcaagcggaggaggaggaccaGGCAGCGAAACTGGTGGGGGTTCGGGGAACAGCAGTGGGGGAGGAAATGCAGCGGATTGA